Proteins encoded in a region of the Puntigrus tetrazona isolate hp1 chromosome 12, ASM1883169v1, whole genome shotgun sequence genome:
- the si:ch211-217a12.1 gene encoding alanine aminotransferase 2-like isoform X2 yields the protein MSKNGREYRERVLTVDTMNPNVKRVEYAVRGPIVQRAVQIERELKMGIKKPFTEVIKANIGDCHAMGQKPITFFRQVLALCSYPDLLEDSKFPEDAKSRARRILQACGGESLGAYSTSQGIEMIRQDVAHYIERRDGGITSDPDNIYLSTGASDAIVTMLKLLVSGEGLSRTGVMISIPQYPLYSAALAELGAVQISYYLDEDNCWSLDISQVQSRQCIEDVIRFAAAENLFLMADEVYQDNVYADGCKFHSFKKVLFEMGPEYSEKVELASFHSTSKCYMGECGFRGGYMEVVNLDPEVKVQLTKLVSVRLCPPVPGQALLDVVVNPPQPDEPSYDTFIKERKDTLDALAEKANMTQDILNQVPGIKCNPVQGAMYTFPCIYLPPKAILEAKTKEQAPDMFYCMKLLEETGICLVPGSGFGQRDDTYHFRMTILPPKEKLKIVLTKIKEFHKHFVDQYS from the exons ATGAGTAAGAACGGCCGTGAGTACCGCGAGAGGGTGCTGACGGTGGACACTATGAACCCTAACGTTAAACGCGTGGAATACGCTGTACGGGGTCCCATTGTCCAGAGGGCAGTTCAGATCGAAAGAGAACTCAAAATG GGAATAAAAAAGCCATTCACAGAGGTCATTAAAGCCAACATCGGCGACTGCCATGCTATGGGCCAGAAACCCATCACCTTCTTCAGACAG GTCTTGGCTTTGTGCTCTTATCCAGATCTTCTTGAAGACAGCAAATTTCCAGAAGATGCCAAAAGTAGAGCTCGCCGCATTCTTCAAGCTTGCGGAGGAGAAAGTCTCG GTGCTTACAGTACTAGTCAGGGAATTGAAATGATTCGGCAAGATGTCGCACACTACATTGAACGGCGAGATGGAGGAATTACATCTGACCCTGACAACATTTACTTATCCACAGGAGCCAGTGATGCAATCGTG ACCATGCTTAAGTTGCTGGTGTCAGGGGAAGGATTATCTCGTACAGGAGTGATGATTTCCATCCCTCAGTATCCTCTGTACTCTGCTGCTCTGGCTGAGTTGGGTGCTGTACAAATCAGTTATTATTTGGATGAAGACAACTGCTGGAGTTTGGACATCA GTCAAGTGCAAAGCCGGCAGTGCATTGAGGACGTGATCCGATTTGCTGCAGCAGAAAACCTTTTCCTCATGGCTGATGAG GTCTATCAGGACAATGTTTACGCAGACGGGTGTAAATTTCACTCTTTTAAGAAGGTGCTGTTTGAAATGGGTCCGGAATACTCTGAGAAAGTGGAGCTAGCTTCGTTTCACTCAACATCAAAGTGCTACATGGGAGA GTGTGGTTTTCGCGGTGGTTATATGGAGGTGGTAAATCTAGACCCTGAGGTGAAAGTTCAACTCACTAAGTTGGTATCTGTACGGCTATGTCCTCCAGTGCCTGGACAGGCTCTTCTAGACGTGGTGGTCAATCCACCCCAACCAGATGAACCCTCATATGACACATTTATCAAG GAACGCAAAGATACTTTGGACGCACTGGCAGAGAAAGCCAACATGACACAAGATATCTTGAATCAGGTACCCGGAATAAAATGTAACCCAGTTCAGGGTGCAATGTACACTTTCCCATGCATCTACCTTCCACCGAAAGCCATCCTGGAGGCCAAG ACGAAGGAACAAGCTCCGGATATGTTCTACTGTATGAAACTTCTGGAAGAAACAGGCATCTGTTTGGTTCCTGGAAGCGGCTTTGGGCAGCGAGATGACACCTACCATTTCAG AATGACCATCCTTCCCCCAAAAGAGAAGTTGAAGATAGTGTTGACAAAGATTAAGGAGTTTCACAAGCATTTTGTGGACCAGTACTCCTAA
- the si:ch211-217a12.1 gene encoding alanine aminotransferase 2-like isoform X1 — MSKNGREYRERVLTVDTMNPNVKRVEYAVRGPIVQRAVQIERELKMGIKKPFTEVIKANIGDCHAMGQKPITFFRQVLALCSYPDLLEDSKFPEDAKSRARRILQACGGESLGAYSTSQGIEMIRQDVAHYIERRDGGITSDPDNIYLSTGASDAIVTMLKLLVSGEGLSRTGVMISIPQYPLYSAALAELGAVQISYYLDEDNCWSLDISELRRALQEAKKHCNPRALCIINPGNPTGQVQSRQCIEDVIRFAAAENLFLMADEVYQDNVYADGCKFHSFKKVLFEMGPEYSEKVELASFHSTSKCYMGECGFRGGYMEVVNLDPEVKVQLTKLVSVRLCPPVPGQALLDVVVNPPQPDEPSYDTFIKERKDTLDALAEKANMTQDILNQVPGIKCNPVQGAMYTFPCIYLPPKAILEAKTKEQAPDMFYCMKLLEETGICLVPGSGFGQRDDTYHFRMTILPPKEKLKIVLTKIKEFHKHFVDQYS, encoded by the exons ATGAGTAAGAACGGCCGTGAGTACCGCGAGAGGGTGCTGACGGTGGACACTATGAACCCTAACGTTAAACGCGTGGAATACGCTGTACGGGGTCCCATTGTCCAGAGGGCAGTTCAGATCGAAAGAGAACTCAAAATG GGAATAAAAAAGCCATTCACAGAGGTCATTAAAGCCAACATCGGCGACTGCCATGCTATGGGCCAGAAACCCATCACCTTCTTCAGACAG GTCTTGGCTTTGTGCTCTTATCCAGATCTTCTTGAAGACAGCAAATTTCCAGAAGATGCCAAAAGTAGAGCTCGCCGCATTCTTCAAGCTTGCGGAGGAGAAAGTCTCG GTGCTTACAGTACTAGTCAGGGAATTGAAATGATTCGGCAAGATGTCGCACACTACATTGAACGGCGAGATGGAGGAATTACATCTGACCCTGACAACATTTACTTATCCACAGGAGCCAGTGATGCAATCGTG ACCATGCTTAAGTTGCTGGTGTCAGGGGAAGGATTATCTCGTACAGGAGTGATGATTTCCATCCCTCAGTATCCTCTGTACTCTGCTGCTCTGGCTGAGTTGGGTGCTGTACAAATCAGTTATTATTTGGATGAAGACAACTGCTGGAGTTTGGACATCAGTGAGTTACGACGTGCCCTGCAGGAAGCTAAAAAGCACTGCAATCCTCGAGCTCTGTGCATTATTAATCCTGGCAACCCCACAG GTCAAGTGCAAAGCCGGCAGTGCATTGAGGACGTGATCCGATTTGCTGCAGCAGAAAACCTTTTCCTCATGGCTGATGAG GTCTATCAGGACAATGTTTACGCAGACGGGTGTAAATTTCACTCTTTTAAGAAGGTGCTGTTTGAAATGGGTCCGGAATACTCTGAGAAAGTGGAGCTAGCTTCGTTTCACTCAACATCAAAGTGCTACATGGGAGA GTGTGGTTTTCGCGGTGGTTATATGGAGGTGGTAAATCTAGACCCTGAGGTGAAAGTTCAACTCACTAAGTTGGTATCTGTACGGCTATGTCCTCCAGTGCCTGGACAGGCTCTTCTAGACGTGGTGGTCAATCCACCCCAACCAGATGAACCCTCATATGACACATTTATCAAG GAACGCAAAGATACTTTGGACGCACTGGCAGAGAAAGCCAACATGACACAAGATATCTTGAATCAGGTACCCGGAATAAAATGTAACCCAGTTCAGGGTGCAATGTACACTTTCCCATGCATCTACCTTCCACCGAAAGCCATCCTGGAGGCCAAG ACGAAGGAACAAGCTCCGGATATGTTCTACTGTATGAAACTTCTGGAAGAAACAGGCATCTGTTTGGTTCCTGGAAGCGGCTTTGGGCAGCGAGATGACACCTACCATTTCAG AATGACCATCCTTCCCCCAAAAGAGAAGTTGAAGATAGTGTTGACAAAGATTAAGGAGTTTCACAAGCATTTTGTGGACCAGTACTCCTAA
- the buc2l gene encoding uncharacterized protein buc2l isoform X2 — translation MAAIATQDPSGGIASVLRGSLHAQAPQRPGPLPSRVLYSDEQLQRNQPFYIPTVQPLFPYQWPMSTPYVPYGGFHGLGYGMMPSLLLPQCLEVPGYMIPQAQLHMLDYRRMTPHVAPTIAHQTRHSHFQNGMPPGRVMVSAEVQTEPLCHSVDSNHHAISHNCSESGRGTGSPLSTSPSCLDNKSVAYAEDASTLPQNFNATNAINTADLYAVPKTEILQAERMQMKSNKMPAELKNFQNEHNTEIASHNETDLLQCSLGSIKSSGDVVLCSYQSLAFRKDKQKIESGMVRYSRQNCRPACTKVTVVRSSPSCRTLKTYPKPSRSVITQSIKEKSNSEMSFHLKSRDDGNSSNNMDFKILRLPFDLQNHNQPCQLEASVWSLESLMPYVPSTEWMTENGLLTPLKPLSPLNEHSGIISKPNYIAEGKNLQPVASAKYQGRPCPLEASIWSVESLMPYVPSNEWMVKNGFLTPQKWLNPQVKPCDVQPKQNQSSTSIQARKKLQTDASNKQNFIESHSPYRPSTSWLADFGNVYYYSKLPVVRQQPDLPEKQLPKMSLAISPESSLRNGKNTNQRPAISSSDLKHCSFSTSKCKAKSSLRLAGSAVKCSWVSRSTLENKLPFCPSCKYETKGKDRRKSFSDRFSCKREEITEENTICMKRSIPGFHCTPKMTSGSRLVKSSAVYQAKLSEQTRMYEDCQCLNPSPVQDKNDLEWRIWKKTEEDWINNPNQRLLRRLQKGNACNASMQVSKNEKEDPERKHTLKR, via the exons ATGGCTGCTATAGCAACCCAGGATCCCTCTGGAGGTATTGCAAGTGTACTCCGTGGATCGTTGCATGCACAGGCCCCTCAACGCCCTGGCCCTCTGCCCTCTAGAGTATTATACTCTGATGAGCAGCTCCAGCGAAACCAGCCCTTTTATATTCCCACTGTCCAGCCTTTATTTCCATATCAATGGCCCATGTCAACTCCATATGTACCCTATGGTGGATTTCATGGCTTAG GTTATGGCATGATGCCATCATTACTACTACCCCAATGTTTAGAAGTCCCTGGATACATGATTCCTCAAGCTCAACTGCATATGTTGGACTACAGACGTATGACTCCCCATGTGGCTCCAACTATTGCCCACCAAACCCGCCACTCCCATTTTCAAAATGGTATGCCCCCTGGTCGTGTGATGGTCAGTGCAGAGGTTCAAACCGAACCCCTTTGTCACAGCGTAGACTCCAATCACCATGCAATATCCCACAATTGTTCTGAATCAGGTAGGGGTACTGGCAGTCCATTGTCAACATCACCCAGCTGTTTGGATAACAAATCGGTAGCTTATGCTGAAGATGCATCCACACTACCTCAAAATTTCAATGCCACCAATGCTATCAACACTGCTGATTTGTATGCTGTCCCTAAGACCGAAATCCTCCAAGCTGAACGGATGCAAATGAAATCCAACAAAATGCCTGCTGAGCTTAAGAATTTTCAGAATGAGCATAATACTGAGATAGCTAGTCATAATGAAACTGACCTTTTGCAGTGCAGCTTGGGTTCCATAAAATCTTCAGGGGATGTTGTTTTGTGCTCTTATCAATCATTAGCATTTAGGAAGGATAAACAGAAGATTGAATCTGGGATGGTAAGGTACTCCAGGCAGAATTGTCGCCCTGCTTGTACAAAAGTTACTGTGGTAAGATCTTCACCATCCTGTAGAACGCTTAAAACTTATCCTAAACCAAGCAGATCAGTCATTACCCAAAGCATCAAAGAAAAGAGTAACTCAGAGATGTCATTTCATCTAAAGAGCAGAGATGATGGAAACTCCTCCAATAACATGGACTTTAAGATTCTGCGGTTGCCATTTGACTTGCAGAACCATAACCAGCCTTGTCAGCTTGAAGCTTCAGTCTGGTCATTAGAGTCTCTGATGCCTTATGTTCCTTCCACTGAGTGGATGACAGAGAATGGTCTTCTAACCCCTCTGAAACCTTTGAGCCCACTAAATGAACACTCTGGTATTATCTCAAAGCCTAATTATATTGCTGAAGGAAAGAATCTACAACCTGTTGCATCAGCCAAATATCAAGGTCGTCCATGTCCGCTAGAGGCCTCTATCTGGTCAGTGGAGTCTTTGATGCCTTATGTGCCTTCCAATGAATGGATGGTCAAGAATGGGTTTTTAACTCCTCAGAAATGGCTGAACCCACAGGTTAAACCCTGTGATGTTCAGCCAAAGCAGAACCAGTCTTCCACTAGTATTCAAGCAAGAAAGAAACTACAAACTGAtgcatcaaataaacaaaacttcaTTGAGTCCCACTCTCCATATCGTCCCTCAACAAGCTGGCTGGCTGACTTTGGTAATGTATATTACTACAGTAAACTACCTGTTGTACGGCAACAACCTGACCTTCCAGAGAAGCAGCTACCAAAGATGTCCCTAGCCATTAGTCCTGAATCATCTCTCAGAAATGGGAAAAACACCAACCAAAGACCTGCAATAAGCAGCTCAGATCTGAAGCACTGTTCTTTTTCTACTAGCAAGTGCAAAGCAAAAAGCAGTTTAAGGCTTGCTGGATCTGCAGTGAAGTGTAGTTGGGTTTCTCGTTCCACACTGGAGAATAAACTTCCCTTCTGCCCATCatgtaaatatgaaactaaAGGAAAGGATCGTAGAAAGTCTTTTTCAGATAGATTTAGCTGCAAAAGAGAAGAGATTACTGAAGAGAATACAATTTGCATGAAAAGGTCAATTCCAGGCTTCCATTGTACCCCAAAGATGACTTCGGGAAGCCGTTTGGTAAAATCCAGTGCTGTCTACCAGGCTAAACTGAGTGAACAAACTCGAATGTATGAAGATTGCCAATGCCTTAATCCTAGCCCTGTTCAAGATAAAAATGACCTTGAATGGAGAATTTGGAAAAAGACTGAGGAAGACTGGATTAACAACCCAAATCAAAGATTGTTACGGAGGCTGCAGAAAG GCAACGCATGCAATGCAAGTATGCAAGtctctaaaaatgaaaaggagGATCCAGAAAGAAAGCATACTCTCAAG CGATAA
- the buc2l gene encoding uncharacterized protein buc2l isoform X1 — protein MAAIATQDPSGGIASVLRGSLHAQAPQRPGPLPSRVLYSDEQLQRNQPFYIPTVQPLFPYQWPMSTPYVPYGGFHGLGYGMMPSLLLPQCLEVPGYMIPQAQLHMLDYRRMTPHVAPTIAHQTRHSHFQNGMPPGRVMVSAEVQTEPLCHSVDSNHHAISHNCSESGRGTGSPLSTSPSCLDNKSVAYAEDASTLPQNFNATNAINTADLYAVPKTEILQAERMQMKSNKMPAELKNFQNEHNTEIASHNETDLLQCSLGSIKSSGDVVLCSYQSLAFRKDKQKIESGMVRYSRQNCRPACTKVTVVRSSPSCRTLKTYPKPSRSVITQSIKEKSNSEMSFHLKSRDDGNSSNNMDFKILRLPFDLQNHNQPCQLEASVWSLESLMPYVPSTEWMTENGLLTPLKPLSPLNEHSGIISKPNYIAEGKNLQPVASAKYQGRPCPLEASIWSVESLMPYVPSNEWMVKNGFLTPQKWLNPQVKPCDVQPKQNQSSTSIQARKKLQTDASNKQNFIESHSPYRPSTSWLADFGNVYYYSKLPVVRQQPDLPEKQLPKMSLAISPESSLRNGKNTNQRPAISSSDLKHCSFSTSKCKAKSSLRLAGSAVKCSWVSRSTLENKLPFCPSCKYETKGKDRRKSFSDRFSCKREEITEENTICMKRSIPGFHCTPKMTSGSRLVKSSAVYQAKLSEQTRMYEDCQCLNPSPVQDKNDLEWRIWKKTEEDWINNPNQRLLRRLQKGRDFKFCCRNSISCVCTLQSYINLLLGNACNASMQVSKNEKEDPERKHTLKR, from the exons ATGGCTGCTATAGCAACCCAGGATCCCTCTGGAGGTATTGCAAGTGTACTCCGTGGATCGTTGCATGCACAGGCCCCTCAACGCCCTGGCCCTCTGCCCTCTAGAGTATTATACTCTGATGAGCAGCTCCAGCGAAACCAGCCCTTTTATATTCCCACTGTCCAGCCTTTATTTCCATATCAATGGCCCATGTCAACTCCATATGTACCCTATGGTGGATTTCATGGCTTAG GTTATGGCATGATGCCATCATTACTACTACCCCAATGTTTAGAAGTCCCTGGATACATGATTCCTCAAGCTCAACTGCATATGTTGGACTACAGACGTATGACTCCCCATGTGGCTCCAACTATTGCCCACCAAACCCGCCACTCCCATTTTCAAAATGGTATGCCCCCTGGTCGTGTGATGGTCAGTGCAGAGGTTCAAACCGAACCCCTTTGTCACAGCGTAGACTCCAATCACCATGCAATATCCCACAATTGTTCTGAATCAGGTAGGGGTACTGGCAGTCCATTGTCAACATCACCCAGCTGTTTGGATAACAAATCGGTAGCTTATGCTGAAGATGCATCCACACTACCTCAAAATTTCAATGCCACCAATGCTATCAACACTGCTGATTTGTATGCTGTCCCTAAGACCGAAATCCTCCAAGCTGAACGGATGCAAATGAAATCCAACAAAATGCCTGCTGAGCTTAAGAATTTTCAGAATGAGCATAATACTGAGATAGCTAGTCATAATGAAACTGACCTTTTGCAGTGCAGCTTGGGTTCCATAAAATCTTCAGGGGATGTTGTTTTGTGCTCTTATCAATCATTAGCATTTAGGAAGGATAAACAGAAGATTGAATCTGGGATGGTAAGGTACTCCAGGCAGAATTGTCGCCCTGCTTGTACAAAAGTTACTGTGGTAAGATCTTCACCATCCTGTAGAACGCTTAAAACTTATCCTAAACCAAGCAGATCAGTCATTACCCAAAGCATCAAAGAAAAGAGTAACTCAGAGATGTCATTTCATCTAAAGAGCAGAGATGATGGAAACTCCTCCAATAACATGGACTTTAAGATTCTGCGGTTGCCATTTGACTTGCAGAACCATAACCAGCCTTGTCAGCTTGAAGCTTCAGTCTGGTCATTAGAGTCTCTGATGCCTTATGTTCCTTCCACTGAGTGGATGACAGAGAATGGTCTTCTAACCCCTCTGAAACCTTTGAGCCCACTAAATGAACACTCTGGTATTATCTCAAAGCCTAATTATATTGCTGAAGGAAAGAATCTACAACCTGTTGCATCAGCCAAATATCAAGGTCGTCCATGTCCGCTAGAGGCCTCTATCTGGTCAGTGGAGTCTTTGATGCCTTATGTGCCTTCCAATGAATGGATGGTCAAGAATGGGTTTTTAACTCCTCAGAAATGGCTGAACCCACAGGTTAAACCCTGTGATGTTCAGCCAAAGCAGAACCAGTCTTCCACTAGTATTCAAGCAAGAAAGAAACTACAAACTGAtgcatcaaataaacaaaacttcaTTGAGTCCCACTCTCCATATCGTCCCTCAACAAGCTGGCTGGCTGACTTTGGTAATGTATATTACTACAGTAAACTACCTGTTGTACGGCAACAACCTGACCTTCCAGAGAAGCAGCTACCAAAGATGTCCCTAGCCATTAGTCCTGAATCATCTCTCAGAAATGGGAAAAACACCAACCAAAGACCTGCAATAAGCAGCTCAGATCTGAAGCACTGTTCTTTTTCTACTAGCAAGTGCAAAGCAAAAAGCAGTTTAAGGCTTGCTGGATCTGCAGTGAAGTGTAGTTGGGTTTCTCGTTCCACACTGGAGAATAAACTTCCCTTCTGCCCATCatgtaaatatgaaactaaAGGAAAGGATCGTAGAAAGTCTTTTTCAGATAGATTTAGCTGCAAAAGAGAAGAGATTACTGAAGAGAATACAATTTGCATGAAAAGGTCAATTCCAGGCTTCCATTGTACCCCAAAGATGACTTCGGGAAGCCGTTTGGTAAAATCCAGTGCTGTCTACCAGGCTAAACTGAGTGAACAAACTCGAATGTATGAAGATTGCCAATGCCTTAATCCTAGCCCTGTTCAAGATAAAAATGACCTTGAATGGAGAATTTGGAAAAAGACTGAGGAAGACTGGATTAACAACCCAAATCAAAGATTGTTACGGAGGCTGCAGAAAGGTAGGGATTTTAAATTCTGTTGCAGAAATTCTATAAGTTGTGTATGTACTCTACAATCTTACATAAATCTTCTGTTAGGCAACGCATGCAATGCAAGTATGCAAGtctctaaaaatgaaaaggagGATCCAGAAAGAAAGCATACTCTCAAG CGATAA